A genome region from Methylorubrum populi includes the following:
- a CDS encoding ABC transporter permease, producing the protein MRLDLLPRARRSPWLDLLAPALAFLGAVLIGGMAVAALGVPPGQAFLTYFAAPLSEAWSLQEVALKAAPLALIATGLAFCYRANLWNIGAEGQFVIGGLAGGWVAIAAHGTQGATVWILPAMLLAGAGAGIAYAMIPALLRVRLGVSEILTSLMLVYVAQLLLDYMVRGPLRDPQGYNFPQSVGFDDAARLPLLMEGESLHAGVLLGLLAIGAAALVLARTLFGFEVRAVGASPRAARFAGFSDTRLTLSVFAISGGAAGLAGICEVAGRIGQLQPEISPGYGFTAIIVAFLGRLSPPGILLAAIMIALTTIGGEGAQIDLKLPLDLTRAFQGLLLGLVLGADVLTRYHVRLVPGGTSARVKPR; encoded by the coding sequence GTGCGCCTTGATCTTCTCCCCCGCGCGCGCCGGTCGCCCTGGCTCGACCTGCTCGCGCCCGCGCTCGCCTTCCTCGGCGCGGTCCTGATCGGCGGGATGGCCGTGGCCGCGCTCGGCGTCCCCCCGGGGCAGGCCTTCCTCACCTACTTCGCCGCCCCCCTGAGCGAGGCTTGGTCGCTTCAGGAGGTGGCGCTGAAGGCCGCCCCGCTGGCGCTGATCGCGACGGGGCTCGCCTTCTGCTACCGCGCCAACCTCTGGAACATCGGGGCCGAGGGCCAGTTCGTGATCGGCGGCCTCGCCGGCGGCTGGGTCGCGATCGCCGCGCACGGCACGCAGGGGGCCACCGTCTGGATCCTGCCCGCGATGCTGCTCGCCGGCGCGGGGGCCGGCATCGCCTACGCGATGATCCCGGCGCTGCTGCGGGTGCGGCTCGGGGTCTCGGAGATCCTGACCAGCCTGATGCTGGTCTACGTCGCCCAACTGCTGCTCGACTACATGGTGCGCGGCCCCTTGCGCGATCCGCAGGGCTACAACTTCCCCCAGAGCGTCGGCTTCGACGACGCGGCCCGGCTGCCCCTGCTGATGGAGGGCGAGTCGCTCCACGCGGGCGTCCTCCTCGGCCTCCTCGCGATCGGGGCGGCGGCGCTCGTCCTGGCGCGCACCCTGTTCGGCTTCGAGGTGCGGGCGGTCGGCGCGAGCCCGCGCGCGGCGCGCTTCGCCGGCTTCTCGGACACGCGGCTGACGCTCTCGGTCTTCGCGATCTCCGGCGGGGCCGCCGGGCTCGCCGGCATCTGCGAGGTCGCCGGCCGGATCGGGCAGCTCCAGCCCGAGATCTCCCCGGGCTACGGCTTCACCGCGATCATCGTCGCCTTCCTCGGCCGCCTCAGCCCGCCCGGCATCCTGCTCGCGGCGATCATGATCGCGCTGACGACGATCGGCGGCGAGGGCGCGCAGATCGACCTGAAGCTGCCGCTCGACCTGACCCGGGCCTTTCAAGGGCTGCTCCTCGGCCTCGTGCTCGGGGCCGACGTGCTGACCCGCTACCACGTCCGGCTCGTGCCGGGCGGTACGAGCGCCAGGGTGAAGCCAAGGTGA
- a CDS encoding ABC transporter ATP-binding protein: MCAAPLAPEGPREGSTPLFGAYGIVKRFGDFTANDHVDLEIRAGEIHALLGENGAGKSTLMKILYGLLEPTEGVVTHQGDVVRLSDPEAARALGIGMVFQHFSLCENLTVAENIALVMPAALTGRALAGRIARLGADYGLHLDPARPVWSLSAGERQRIEIVRCLLQDPKLVILDEPTSVLTPGEADALFAVLERLRDEGRALLYISHRLDEVRRLCTRATILRAGRVVGTCDPRGETARSLAAMMVGAGVSEVRPKPARAGAAERLVLERLSLPAPGLHATPLRDVSLTLAGGAILGIAGIAGNGQAELFDALSGESRAPVPGAVRIDGRPVGHLGINARRRLGAAFVPEERNGHAAVPSMSLSENALLSRHATAPLTRFGLLRRAAARDLAWRVIAAFDVRGAGPDPAAGTLSGGNLQKFVVGREILAEPGLLVVNQPTWGVDAAAAARIRQAVLDLAGRGCAVLVISQDLDELFAIADAVAVLHAGALSRPVATGATSRAAVGLLMGGADEPEAGAPPRSSEDRIAAQAHRAAVGTGPVPGRRENGERDGTEAEGMKGMHRAP; this comes from the coding sequence ATGTGTGCTGCGCCTCTCGCTCCGGAGGGCCCGCGGGAAGGGTCGACGCCGCTCTTCGGCGCCTACGGCATCGTCAAGCGCTTCGGCGACTTCACCGCCAACGACCATGTCGATCTGGAGATCCGCGCCGGCGAGATCCACGCCTTGCTCGGCGAGAACGGCGCCGGCAAGTCGACCCTGATGAAGATCCTGTACGGCCTGTTGGAGCCGACGGAGGGCGTCGTCACGCATCAGGGCGACGTCGTGCGGCTGTCCGACCCGGAAGCCGCGCGGGCGCTCGGCATCGGCATGGTCTTCCAGCACTTCTCGCTGTGCGAGAACCTGACGGTGGCCGAGAACATCGCCCTCGTCATGCCCGCCGCGCTGACCGGCCGGGCGCTCGCGGGGCGGATCGCCCGGCTTGGGGCGGATTACGGCCTGCATCTCGATCCCGCCCGGCCGGTCTGGTCGCTCTCGGCGGGCGAGCGCCAGCGCATCGAGATCGTGCGCTGCCTGCTCCAGGATCCGAAGCTCGTGATCCTCGACGAGCCGACCTCGGTGCTGACGCCGGGCGAGGCGGACGCGCTGTTCGCGGTGCTGGAGCGCCTGCGCGACGAGGGCCGGGCGCTGCTCTACATCTCGCACCGGCTCGACGAGGTGCGCCGCCTCTGCACCCGGGCCACGATCCTGCGCGCGGGCCGCGTCGTCGGCACCTGCGACCCGCGCGGGGAGACCGCCCGCTCGCTCGCCGCGATGATGGTCGGCGCGGGGGTGAGCGAGGTGCGGCCGAAGCCGGCCCGCGCCGGCGCCGCGGAGCGCCTCGTGCTCGAGCGCCTGTCGCTGCCCGCGCCGGGCCTGCACGCCACGCCGCTGCGGGACGTCTCGCTGACCCTCGCGGGCGGCGCGATCCTCGGCATCGCCGGGATCGCCGGCAACGGGCAGGCCGAACTGTTCGACGCCCTCTCCGGCGAGAGCCGGGCCCCGGTGCCGGGCGCGGTGCGCATCGACGGGCGGCCGGTCGGCCATCTCGGCATCAACGCCCGGCGCCGGCTCGGCGCCGCCTTCGTGCCCGAGGAGCGCAACGGCCACGCCGCCGTCCCGTCCATGAGCCTGTCGGAGAACGCGCTGCTCTCCCGCCACGCCACGGCCCCGCTCACCCGGTTCGGCCTGCTGCGGCGCGCCGCGGCGCGGGATCTCGCCTGGCGCGTGATCGCGGCCTTCGACGTGCGCGGGGCCGGCCCCGACCCGGCGGCCGGCACGCTCTCGGGCGGCAACCTGCAGAAGTTCGTGGTCGGGCGCGAGATTCTGGCCGAGCCGGGACTCCTCGTCGTCAACCAGCCGACCTGGGGCGTCGATGCCGCGGCGGCCGCCCGCATCCGGCAGGCGGTGCTCGACCTCGCCGGGCGCGGCTGCGCGGTGCTGGTGATCAGCCAGGATCTCGACGAGCTGTTCGCGATCGCCGATGCCGTCGCCGTCCTGCATGCCGGCGCCCTCTCGCGGCCCGTCGCGACGGGCGCGACCAGTCGCGCGGCGGTCGGACTCCTGATGGGCGGCGCCGACGAGCCGGAGGCCGGCGCGCCGCCGAGGTCGTCCGAGGACCGGATCGCCGCGCAGGCGCACCGGGCGGCCGTCGGGACCGGCCCTGTTCCCGGGCGCCGGGAAAACGGTGAGCGGGATGGGACGGAAGCGGAAGGGATGAAGGGAATGCATCGTGCGCCTTGA
- a CDS encoding 8-oxoguanine deaminase, producing MMQSSAKPRRLWIRDPLAILAEGAGGGLVVEGTRIAERVPAGARPAAPVDETFDAARHVVIPGLVNTHHHFFQTLTRAHPIALDKPLFPWLKALSTIWPRLTPEAFRLATRLAYTELLLSGCTTAGDHHYLFPKGLENAVDIQVEEARSLGIRAFVTRGSMSLSEKDGGLPPETLVQDDDTILADSERVLSLFHDPAPGAMVQVGLAPCSPFNVTKRLMRESAALAERHDCRLHTHLGETLDENAFCLGAFGQRPVDYLEEVGWMGPRAWVAHGIHFDDDEVRRLGAAGVGVCHCPTSNMMLASGRCRTCELEAAGSPVGLGVDGSASNDNSNLIEGVRHALMLARLTYRAEDVGHLDALRWATEGSARCLGRSDIGRIEPGREADLALFTLDELRFSGAHDPLAALVLCGAHRADRVMVAGAWRVIDGQPLGIETGRLREEHTRLARALFGTA from the coding sequence GTGCCTGCGGGCGCCCGGCCCGCGGCGCCGGTCGACGAGACCTTCGACGCCGCGCGCCACGTCGTCATCCCCGGCCTCGTCAACACGCATCACCACTTCTTCCAGACGCTCACCCGCGCCCACCCGATCGCGCTCGACAAGCCGCTGTTTCCCTGGCTGAAGGCGCTCTCGACCATCTGGCCCAGGCTGACCCCGGAGGCCTTCCGGCTCGCGACGCGGCTCGCCTACACCGAACTGCTGCTCTCGGGCTGCACCACGGCCGGCGACCACCACTATCTGTTCCCGAAAGGCCTGGAGAACGCCGTCGACATCCAGGTCGAGGAGGCGCGCTCGCTGGGCATCCGCGCCTTCGTCACCCGCGGCTCGATGAGCCTGTCGGAGAAGGACGGCGGCCTGCCGCCCGAGACCCTGGTGCAGGACGACGACACCATCCTGGCCGACAGCGAGCGGGTGCTGTCGCTGTTCCACGACCCCGCGCCCGGCGCGATGGTGCAGGTCGGGCTCGCCCCCTGCTCGCCCTTCAACGTCACCAAGCGGCTGATGCGCGAGAGCGCCGCGCTCGCCGAGCGCCACGATTGCCGCCTGCACACCCATCTCGGCGAGACGCTCGACGAGAACGCCTTCTGCCTCGGCGCGTTCGGGCAGCGCCCGGTCGACTACCTCGAAGAGGTCGGCTGGATGGGGCCGCGGGCCTGGGTCGCGCACGGCATCCACTTCGACGACGACGAGGTGCGCCGCCTCGGCGCGGCGGGCGTCGGGGTGTGCCATTGCCCGACCTCGAACATGATGCTGGCCTCGGGCCGCTGCCGCACCTGCGAGCTGGAGGCGGCGGGCTCGCCCGTCGGCCTCGGCGTCGACGGCTCGGCCTCGAACGACAACTCCAACCTGATCGAGGGCGTGCGTCACGCCCTGATGCTGGCGCGGCTCACCTACCGGGCCGAGGACGTCGGCCATCTCGACGCCCTGCGCTGGGCGACGGAGGGCTCGGCGCGCTGCCTCGGGCGCTCGGACATCGGCCGGATCGAGCCCGGCCGCGAGGCGGATCTGGCGCTGTTCACCCTGGACGAACTGCGCTTCTCCGGCGCGCACGACCCGCTCGCCGCGCTGGTGCTGTGCGGCGCCCACCGGGCGGACCGGGTGATGGTCGCGGGGGCTTGGCGCGTGATCGACGGGCAGCCCCTCGGCATCGAGACCGGGCGCTTGCGCGAGGAGCACACGCGGCTGGCAAGGGCCTTGTTCGGAACGGCGTGA